In Terriglobales bacterium, a single window of DNA contains:
- a CDS encoding ABC transporter ATP-binding protein, protein MSQPLLELDDVWAFYGDFQALFNISFKVYPAQIVTLIGANGAGKTTTLRVISGLVRLKHGELKFEGHSLARIPPHEIVELGISHVPEGRQLFPYMSVEENLILGGYVGRVRPKIKDLLEEQFSLFPRLKERRNQLAGTLSGGEQQMVAIARGLMSKPKLLLLDEPSLGLAPKIVEEVFEKIREVGQSGVTVLIVEQNVVDGLSVSDVGYVVENGAITMSGTSKELLGNEKVREAYLGL, encoded by the coding sequence GTGAGCCAGCCACTGCTCGAACTCGACGATGTGTGGGCGTTCTATGGCGATTTTCAGGCGCTGTTCAATATCAGCTTCAAAGTCTATCCCGCGCAGATCGTCACGCTGATTGGCGCTAACGGTGCAGGCAAGACGACTACTTTGCGCGTGATCTCTGGCTTGGTGCGGCTGAAGCATGGTGAGCTGAAGTTCGAAGGCCATTCACTCGCCCGAATTCCTCCTCATGAGATCGTGGAGCTCGGAATCAGCCACGTTCCCGAGGGGCGGCAGCTGTTTCCCTACATGAGTGTGGAGGAGAATCTGATTCTCGGGGGTTATGTTGGACGGGTGCGGCCGAAAATCAAGGATCTTCTGGAAGAGCAATTCAGTCTGTTTCCCCGGCTCAAGGAGCGACGCAACCAGCTGGCGGGAACGCTCTCCGGCGGCGAACAGCAGATGGTGGCGATCGCGCGCGGTTTGATGTCGAAACCCAAGCTGCTCCTGCTCGACGAGCCTTCACTGGGGCTGGCGCCCAAGATTGTGGAGGAAGTTTTCGAAAAGATTCGCGAGGTCGGGCAGAGTGGTGTGACGGTTTTGATTGTTGAGCAGAATGTGGTCGATGGCCTGAGTGTGTCCGATGTCGGCTACGTGGTTGAGAACGGGGCCATCACCATGAGTGGAACCTCGAAAGAGCTGCTGGGTAATGAGAAGGTCAGGGAGGCGTATTTGGGGTTGTAG
- a CDS encoding ABC transporter ATP-binding protein yields the protein MALLEITNVSKRFGGLLAVNNVSFSIGEAETAFIVGPNGAGKTTLFNLITGVIHPDSGSIRFQGQEISRLTPDRAARLGIGRTFQIVKPLRNLTVLENVMLGAFQHTSSLARAAEESKNVLQFLGMDHVMFLPALGMPLPMLKRLEIARALATRPKLILLDEVVAGLPTAEALRLAALLKRLPEWGVSSIGGVEHVMQVVMRAADRVVVLDHGTLIAEGKPQEVVRLPQVIEAYLGPKYKELGL from the coding sequence ATGGCGTTGCTGGAAATCACGAACGTTTCGAAACGGTTTGGCGGATTGCTGGCCGTGAACAACGTTTCCTTCTCGATCGGCGAGGCTGAAACGGCATTCATCGTCGGGCCCAACGGGGCAGGCAAGACCACGCTTTTCAACCTGATCACCGGAGTCATTCATCCTGACAGCGGTTCCATCCGTTTCCAAGGGCAGGAGATCTCGCGCCTCACGCCGGATCGTGCGGCGAGGCTGGGGATTGGGCGTACGTTCCAGATCGTGAAGCCCCTGCGCAACTTGACGGTGCTGGAGAATGTGATGCTGGGCGCGTTTCAGCACACCTCCTCCCTGGCGAGGGCCGCCGAGGAATCAAAGAACGTGCTGCAGTTTTTGGGCATGGATCACGTCATGTTTCTGCCCGCCCTCGGCATGCCGCTACCCATGCTGAAGCGCCTGGAGATCGCACGGGCACTGGCTACGCGACCCAAACTCATCCTGCTGGACGAAGTCGTGGCCGGATTGCCCACAGCTGAGGCGCTCCGCCTGGCCGCGCTGCTGAAACGGCTGCCGGAGTGGGGAGTGTCGTCCATCGGCGGCGTCGAACATGTCATGCAGGTCGTGATGCGGGCTGCCGACCGCGTGGTGGTGCTCGACCATGGCACGCTGATCGCCGAAGGCAAGCCGCAGGAGGTAGTGCGGCTGCCGCAGGTCATCGAAGCCTACCTGGGACCGAAGTACAAGGAGCTGGGCCTGTGA
- a CDS encoding branched-chain amino acid ABC transporter permease, with the protein MKRWQILIAIGIFVVALFLPLIIRTDYAMQVLFRVFLFAALGLAWNIVGGYTGQLSLGHAAYFGVGAYGLALFAKLGVTPWLALVIAVVLALISAAVIGSVSFRLRGPYFALCTIAFAEVVRLVVKNLPNVTGGDVGVQVPLLFTTSTIRSFYYAAVALTMIAFGIIIWTERSRFGYYLMAIREDEDTALSVGINTPRYKLLALLISAAITAVGGALYASLFLYIVPDQVIAMEISTEIAIVAMLGGAGTALGPIIGSGILETAAELFKNIFQEAHLLIYGALVILVVLFLPEGIVGTLTRKLHLFERAPTVPLTASPLPGAKEEAERVPAE; encoded by the coding sequence ATGAAGCGCTGGCAGATCCTGATCGCGATTGGCATCTTTGTGGTGGCGCTGTTCCTTCCCTTGATCATCCGCACCGATTACGCGATGCAGGTGTTGTTTCGCGTTTTTCTTTTTGCTGCGCTTGGATTGGCATGGAACATCGTAGGAGGCTACACCGGTCAACTGTCGCTCGGACACGCCGCCTACTTCGGCGTGGGAGCCTATGGCCTGGCCCTGTTCGCTAAGCTGGGCGTAACTCCCTGGCTGGCATTGGTAATCGCGGTCGTGTTGGCGCTCATTTCGGCGGCGGTGATTGGCAGCGTCTCCTTTCGTCTGCGCGGGCCTTACTTCGCGCTGTGTACCATCGCCTTTGCGGAAGTCGTGCGCCTGGTGGTCAAGAATCTTCCCAACGTGACCGGCGGAGACGTGGGCGTACAGGTGCCGCTGTTGTTCACCACCTCTACCATCCGGTCTTTTTATTATGCAGCGGTGGCGCTGACGATGATCGCCTTCGGCATCATCATCTGGACGGAGCGGTCGCGCTTCGGATACTACCTGATGGCGATCCGGGAAGACGAGGATACGGCTTTATCGGTGGGAATCAATACTCCACGCTACAAGCTCCTGGCGCTGCTGATCAGTGCCGCGATTACAGCGGTTGGAGGCGCACTGTACGCCAGCCTGTTTTTATACATCGTGCCTGACCAGGTCATCGCCATGGAGATCTCGACCGAGATCGCGATCGTGGCCATGCTGGGTGGGGCGGGAACGGCGCTGGGGCCAATCATAGGATCGGGAATCCTCGAGACCGCGGCTGAACTGTTCAAGAACATCTTTCAGGAAGCACATCTGCTGATTTACGGAGCGCTGGTGATCCTGGTGGTGTTGTTCCTGCCGGAGGGAATCGTGGGAACGCTTACACGTAAGTTGCACTTGTTCGAGAGAGCTCCAACGGTACCGTTGACCGCGAGCCCGTTGCCTGGCGCCAAGGAGGAAGCGGAGAGAGTGCCGGCGGAGTAG
- a CDS encoding branched-chain amino acid ABC transporter permease yields MNFFALLQAILNGILTGALYGLIAMGMALIFGVMRIVNFTHGAFLMLGMYVTYVLFQSAGMNPYLGFIGAGVFLFLFGWLTYAGLLRPIRGQVDFMVILLTMGLSLVLIDAVQLIFGADYHQINIALLSKNVRLGPQISLNAPWLVSFALALLLAFALYFFVMHTMFGRAARAIAQNRYSAPLMGINVNRVQGVTFGIGAAAAGIAGGLLLPVFYLFPEVGNQFRLKSFVMVVLGGMGSIQGAALAGLVLGVVESLTSLYWGNEWALAVDFVIFILVLSLKPNGIFGSQRV; encoded by the coding sequence GTGAACTTCTTCGCATTGCTGCAGGCCATTCTCAACGGCATTCTGACAGGTGCGCTGTATGGCCTGATCGCCATGGGCATGGCGCTGATCTTCGGAGTGATGCGCATCGTCAACTTTACACACGGCGCCTTCCTCATGCTGGGCATGTACGTGACGTATGTACTCTTCCAGTCTGCCGGGATGAATCCTTATCTGGGCTTCATCGGCGCTGGTGTGTTCCTGTTTCTTTTTGGCTGGCTGACCTATGCCGGTCTGCTGCGTCCCATCCGTGGCCAGGTAGACTTCATGGTGATCCTGCTCACCATGGGTCTCTCGCTGGTGCTGATTGATGCCGTACAACTCATTTTTGGCGCTGACTATCACCAAATCAACATTGCGCTGCTCAGCAAGAATGTGCGGCTAGGTCCGCAGATCTCGTTGAACGCTCCCTGGCTGGTTTCGTTTGCGCTGGCATTGCTTTTGGCCTTCGCACTTTATTTCTTCGTGATGCACACCATGTTCGGGCGGGCAGCGCGGGCGATTGCACAGAATCGCTATTCGGCGCCACTGATGGGCATCAATGTCAATCGTGTGCAGGGCGTGACGTTTGGAATTGGCGCCGCGGCCGCCGGCATTGCCGGCGGGCTGCTGCTGCCGGTGTTCTATCTGTTTCCAGAAGTTGGCAATCAGTTCCGCTTGAAGTCATTTGTCATGGTCGTGCTTGGGGGCATGGGATCGATCCAGGGCGCGGCGCTCGCAGGATTAGTGCTCGGAGTGGTGGAGAGCCTGACCAGCCTCTACTGGGGCAACGAGTGGGCCCTGGCGGTGGATTTTGTGATTTTCATCCTGGTGCTTTCACTGAAGCCGAACGGAATTTTCGGGAGCCAGCGAGTATGA
- a CDS encoding ABC transporter substrate-binding protein has product MNRTIRGCLGLALGSILLFAGCKGGGRTESGNTIRIGVITSLTGSNAAFGQAHKNGYTIALKEINDKGGILGKQVELDYYDDQSKPDQAVQGVSKVVDQDHVPVILGAYSSESTRAILPVVTQKNVPLIIPTAVADNVMETGSPWIFRICAGSGSFARSTLDFLQKNGAPKTLAIVYENTNFGQSNDKSMKSTVEKADWIKLLDEEAYQASSPDYKSLLQRVKAKQPDVIYFASYLLDASTLMRQAEQVSLNPKYYTSAGTGFAAAEFPTQDKGAGKYAEYTYSVSQWLPSAKWKGSAEFDQKYVQLVGSHPAYHGMEAYAALLTAAAAIDAAKSAQPQAIRDALKNLNLSDTPFGPVKFDAKGQNAHPVLVTQVQGGQYKVVWPPDAAETKPIIPTPEWSKR; this is encoded by the coding sequence ATGAACCGCACCATTCGTGGATGCCTTGGGCTGGCACTCGGGAGCATTCTCCTCTTCGCCGGATGCAAGGGCGGAGGCCGGACGGAATCTGGAAACACGATCCGCATCGGCGTGATCACTTCATTGACAGGCAGCAATGCGGCTTTTGGTCAGGCGCACAAAAATGGCTACACGATCGCATTGAAGGAGATCAACGACAAAGGCGGGATATTGGGCAAGCAGGTGGAACTGGATTACTACGACGATCAGAGTAAGCCCGACCAGGCGGTGCAAGGCGTGTCCAAGGTGGTGGACCAGGACCACGTGCCCGTGATCCTGGGCGCTTACTCGAGTGAGAGCACGCGCGCCATTCTGCCTGTGGTCACGCAGAAGAATGTGCCGCTGATCATTCCTACGGCCGTAGCGGACAACGTAATGGAAACGGGCTCGCCGTGGATCTTCCGCATCTGTGCCGGATCGGGTTCGTTTGCCCGCTCGACGCTGGATTTCCTGCAGAAGAACGGCGCGCCCAAGACGCTGGCCATTGTTTATGAGAACACGAATTTCGGGCAGTCCAATGACAAGTCGATGAAGTCAACAGTGGAAAAGGCGGACTGGATCAAGCTGCTGGATGAAGAGGCGTATCAGGCAAGCTCGCCCGATTACAAGTCACTGCTACAGCGCGTGAAGGCGAAACAACCGGACGTCATCTACTTTGCGTCCTATTTGCTCGATGCCAGCACGCTGATGCGCCAGGCGGAGCAGGTGAGCCTGAACCCGAAGTACTACACGTCGGCGGGAACGGGATTTGCTGCGGCGGAGTTCCCCACGCAGGACAAAGGCGCAGGCAAATACGCCGAGTACACATATTCGGTGTCGCAGTGGCTGCCCTCGGCGAAGTGGAAGGGCTCGGCGGAGTTTGATCAGAAATACGTGCAGCTTGTGGGCTCGCATCCGGCGTATCACGGCATGGAAGCTTATGCGGCGTTGCTGACGGCGGCGGCGGCAATCGATGCGGCGAAATCGGCGCAGCCACAGGCGATTCGCGATGCGCTGAAGAACTTGAACCTGTCGGACACGCCTTTTGGTCCAGTGAAATTCGATGCCAAGGGACAGAACGCGCACCCGGTGCTGGTGACACAGGTTCAGGGTGGGCAGTACAAAGTGGTGTGGCCGCCGGATGCAGCAGAGACCAAACCCATCATTCCCACGCCGGAGTGGTCGAAGCGGTAG
- a CDS encoding amidohydrolase family protein, which translates to MLGIAAIMLLLSILPPQDTANESLALVGGTIYASPTEEPIRDGVVLIQGEKIAAVGSKAAMPIPKDARVIDCSGLTVTAGFWNSHVHFFERKWANVAEIPAPELKRQLEDMLTRYGFTSVFDLGSMWENTRRVRNRIESGEVPGPRIRSTGEALVAPHAVPSDTIIRILGYMTFPAPEITDAAQAGGAARKLLNEGVDGIKVHLQPPPPPNPPFPESAIAAAVNEAHLAGKPAFVHPNSGADIVTAVRTGVDVIGHTTPRSGPWDETVLSAMKEHRVALTPTLTLWKYFARHDRLSTQEQLVNTAVGQLRAWASSGGTVLFGTDLGAVGYDPSEEYVLMSQAGMSFRQILASLTTAPTERFGDSKRLGRVAPEFQADLVVFRGDPSADIQALAAVEYTMRAGRIIYRAGH; encoded by the coding sequence ATGCTCGGCATTGCTGCCATCATGCTCCTTCTCTCCATCCTTCCGCCTCAAGACACTGCGAACGAATCCCTGGCCCTGGTCGGAGGGACCATCTACGCCAGTCCCACAGAAGAGCCCATACGCGACGGTGTAGTGCTCATCCAGGGAGAGAAGATTGCCGCGGTGGGCAGTAAAGCGGCGATGCCGATCCCCAAAGATGCTCGAGTAATCGATTGCTCAGGGCTCACGGTTACGGCAGGGTTCTGGAACAGTCACGTGCACTTCTTCGAAAGAAAGTGGGCGAATGTGGCGGAAATTCCTGCGCCCGAGCTCAAACGCCAACTCGAAGACATGCTCACGCGTTATGGGTTCACCAGCGTGTTCGACCTGGGGTCGATGTGGGAGAACACGCGCCGCGTCCGCAACCGCATCGAGTCAGGCGAAGTGCCGGGCCCGCGAATTCGCTCCACCGGAGAAGCCCTGGTTGCGCCGCACGCGGTTCCCTCAGACACAATCATCCGGATTCTCGGTTACATGACCTTTCCCGCTCCTGAGATCACCGACGCAGCTCAGGCTGGGGGAGCGGCGAGAAAGCTTCTCAATGAAGGTGTGGACGGAATCAAGGTGCACCTGCAGCCGCCTCCACCACCTAACCCGCCGTTTCCCGAGAGCGCAATTGCGGCCGCCGTAAACGAAGCCCATCTTGCCGGCAAGCCCGCCTTTGTTCATCCCAACAGCGGCGCGGATATTGTTACCGCGGTGCGCACTGGAGTGGACGTCATCGGGCACACCACTCCCCGCTCCGGCCCATGGGACGAAACCGTTCTGTCGGCGATGAAGGAACACCGAGTTGCTCTCACTCCCACACTTACGCTGTGGAAATACTTCGCGCGCCATGATCGCTTATCGACGCAGGAGCAATTGGTCAATACCGCGGTGGGCCAGTTGCGGGCCTGGGCTTCCTCGGGCGGGACAGTGCTTTTCGGCACCGATCTCGGTGCCGTCGGCTACGATCCCAGCGAGGAGTACGTATTGATGTCTCAGGCAGGAATGAGCTTTCGCCAGATTCTTGCATCCCTGACCACTGCACCTACCGAGCGCTTCGGAGATTCAAAACGCCTGGGACGAGTGGCCCCGGAGTTCCAGGCAGATCTGGTCGTTTTCAGGGGCGATCCATCTGCCGATATCCAAGCGCTGGCTGCAGTCGAGTACACAATGCGGGCGGGAAGGATTATCTATCGGGCGGGCCATTGA
- a CDS encoding DNA polymerase Y family protein codes for MFACFYIPDFPVAAVTRTEPDLRTQPLAITEGTPPLVRVIALNEKAREAGVEIGMTESQAEDLLALTLGKIPELSATKLHWASQTPETCYQVRRRSLQQESSAHAALLDCACAFSPRVEATASDTVIADLAGLESLFGPPAKIARDAAQSCSNAGLEVNVGVASNPDAAMHAARGFSGITLIAAGEEGERLGALPIEILLMPNNPVLPNPGVEPGDVKPVKGTHARTNKDRTEEKTSQELLDTFDRWGVRNFRALAILPEIALVERLGERGLHLQRLARGTTSRPLVPAELPLHFEEFCDLEYPIDLLEPLAFVLSRMTEQLCARLSARALSTHQLSLRLELDPDVTIDREGLPIEEPSPAIVTWEQTSPSVQAERSSASQHSPARECRDPGALESESRQGRHTNVHPDEHSNKEASLHPPKFHHCLLRLPVPMLDAKVFLKLLQLELKSHPPQAPVLKIWLTAEPTKPRTAQQGLFLPLTPPPEKLELTLARLGRISGDMENVGSPEVLDTHRRDAFVMQRFAPPAPDFEKCVQTNTSEHPLVAMRLFRPPIPASVEQNGGKPMRISILPANSKMVPLLSGPLAWCAGPWYNSGEWWNHDRWEREEWDIAVASSQQHSSQLARVHDIALYRIYRDLLSGHWFVEGEYD; via the coding sequence ATGTTCGCCTGCTTCTACATCCCGGATTTCCCCGTCGCCGCGGTGACGCGCACCGAACCCGATTTGCGCACGCAGCCGCTGGCCATCACCGAAGGCACCCCGCCGCTGGTCCGCGTGATCGCACTCAACGAGAAAGCGCGCGAGGCGGGAGTCGAAATCGGAATGACGGAGTCGCAGGCCGAAGACCTGCTGGCTCTCACTCTTGGAAAAATTCCCGAACTCTCCGCAACAAAATTGCACTGGGCCTCCCAGACTCCGGAAACCTGCTATCAGGTTCGTCGCCGGTCATTACAACAAGAGTCATCAGCACATGCTGCGCTGCTCGATTGCGCCTGTGCTTTCTCGCCGCGCGTGGAAGCCACCGCGTCAGACACAGTAATCGCCGATCTCGCCGGCCTCGAATCTCTCTTCGGACCACCGGCTAAGATCGCCCGCGATGCGGCCCAGAGCTGCTCGAATGCAGGGCTCGAGGTGAACGTGGGTGTGGCCTCCAATCCCGACGCCGCTATGCATGCGGCTCGCGGATTTTCCGGCATCACTCTGATCGCTGCAGGCGAAGAGGGCGAGCGTCTGGGCGCATTGCCGATTGAAATCCTGCTGATGCCAAACAATCCCGTGCTGCCGAACCCGGGCGTGGAGCCCGGAGACGTCAAGCCCGTAAAGGGTACTCACGCACGGACAAATAAAGATCGGACGGAGGAGAAAACCTCCCAGGAATTGCTGGACACCTTCGATCGCTGGGGCGTGCGCAATTTTCGCGCGCTGGCCATCCTGCCTGAAATCGCTCTTGTCGAGCGACTGGGAGAACGCGGTTTGCACCTGCAACGCTTGGCACGTGGCACTACTTCACGGCCGTTGGTTCCGGCAGAACTTCCGCTGCATTTCGAAGAATTTTGCGATCTGGAATATCCCATCGATCTGCTGGAGCCGCTGGCTTTCGTTCTCAGCCGTATGACGGAACAGCTCTGTGCCCGCCTGAGCGCACGCGCGCTGTCTACGCACCAGCTATCGCTCCGCCTGGAACTCGATCCGGATGTGACAATAGATCGCGAAGGCCTGCCAATCGAAGAACCCTCACCGGCGATAGTCACGTGGGAACAGACGTCCCCGTCCGTTCAGGCGGAACGGAGCTCCGCATCACAGCATAGTCCGGCACGTGAGTGCCGGGATCCCGGCGCATTAGAGTCCGAGTCCCGACAGGGACGGCACACTAACGTGCACCCAGATGAGCACAGCAACAAGGAAGCTTCTCTTCATCCCCCAAAATTCCACCACTGCCTGCTCCGTCTGCCTGTGCCCATGCTCGATGCCAAAGTCTTTCTGAAACTGCTGCAACTGGAATTGAAGTCGCACCCGCCGCAGGCTCCGGTATTGAAAATCTGGCTGACGGCCGAGCCAACCAAGCCGCGCACCGCGCAGCAAGGTCTCTTTCTCCCGCTGACGCCACCACCGGAAAAGCTGGAACTGACGCTGGCGCGTCTGGGAAGAATTTCTGGAGACATGGAGAACGTCGGATCTCCCGAGGTGCTCGACACGCATCGTCGCGATGCCTTCGTCATGCAGCGCTTCGCCCCTCCCGCCCCCGATTTTGAGAAGTGCGTCCAGACAAATACTTCTGAGCATCCTTTAGTTGCCATGCGGCTGTTCCGCCCGCCGATTCCGGCAAGCGTCGAGCAAAACGGCGGCAAGCCAATGCGGATTTCGATCCTGCCCGCGAATTCAAAGATGGTGCCATTACTCTCCGGCCCGCTGGCCTGGTGCGCCGGCCCCTGGTACAACTCCGGCGAATGGTGGAACCACGATCGCTGGGAGCGGGAAGAGTGGGATATCGCCGTAGCCAGCTCGCAACAGCACTCGAGCCAGCTCGCGCGGGTGCACGACATTGCGTTGTACCGCATTTACCGCGACCTGTTGAGCGGCCATTGGTTCGTGGAAGGCGAATATGACTAA